A window of the Aquimarina spinulae genome harbors these coding sequences:
- a CDS encoding LytR/AlgR family response regulator transcription factor has translation MNILIVEDESRIAKRIERMTRDIFGDALQSLTHINRLHKALAYIETHSLDLVLLDLNLNGENGFDLLTTVVSQSFHTIVISAYKDQAITAFEYGVLDFVPKPFNRDRLKQAFNRTITKEKPENKIKYLAVKGRHRIQLIPIEDLLYIKGAGVYTELFLANGKKELHDKSLEKLEQLLSPTFERIHKSYLMKMSEIKEIVVKSGSKYMAELKNGELIPIGRTKYKDIKAKWL, from the coding sequence ATGAACATTTTAATCGTTGAAGATGAATCAAGAATAGCCAAAAGAATTGAACGAATGACACGTGATATTTTTGGCGATGCCTTACAATCGCTAACCCATATTAACAGACTCCACAAGGCATTGGCGTATATTGAAACTCATTCATTGGATCTCGTTCTTCTGGATCTGAATCTTAATGGTGAGAATGGTTTTGATCTGCTTACTACAGTAGTTTCTCAATCCTTTCATACAATAGTTATTTCCGCCTACAAAGATCAGGCAATTACTGCTTTTGAATATGGGGTTTTAGATTTTGTACCTAAACCATTTAACAGAGATCGGTTGAAGCAGGCTTTCAATCGGACTATCACAAAAGAAAAACCAGAAAATAAAATCAAATATTTAGCTGTAAAAGGAAGACACAGGATACAGCTCATACCTATTGAAGATTTGCTTTACATAAAAGGAGCTGGTGTCTATACCGAACTCTTTCTTGCAAATGGAAAAAAAGAATTACATGATAAATCGCTCGAAAAGCTAGAACAACTGTTATCGCCTACTTTTGAACGTATTCATAAATCATACTTAATGAAGATGTCTGAAATAAAGGAAATTGTCGTAAAATCCGGCAGCAAATATATGGCCGAGTTAAAAAATGGAGAACTTATCCCTATTGGAAGAACAAAGTACAAAGATATAAAAGCGAAGTGGCTTTAA
- a CDS encoding alpha/beta hydrolase-fold protein, whose amino-acid sequence MKITKLLTLICIIVLNTVFAQEKAENDPDEPVVTLGEISSLQSKVLNKTIPLSIHLPENYDSSRKSYPVLYMLGSDYRARFAMLASTLDYMGEGQIPEMILIGIDLPEGNRILLPTRENQDTTIPDNYINFFETELMPHVDNKYRTAPFRVLFGGSNSGFFTVYTLLNNPLLFNGYFASSPSLMVIPEVLQQKIKSGSLKTLSKNRFLHIIYSDDEGLTNHVSEFTRVLTENKPESFTYKVDELENQGHVPAMDFTLFLLTLYPDFNPFNPGENLESLDKVTQHFDRLSKRYGYEIKTPISVIFNLGFHTIRSKNLIAAEEIFQYSLEVYPEGKESYFGMGLVRKAQGQLESARVMFEKALTIDPDFSLAKRWLQRLKN is encoded by the coding sequence ATGAAAATTACTAAATTATTAACATTAATATGTATTATAGTGTTAAACACTGTCTTTGCTCAGGAAAAGGCAGAAAACGACCCTGATGAACCAGTAGTTACCTTAGGCGAAATATCTTCACTTCAGTCAAAAGTGTTAAACAAAACTATTCCACTATCAATCCATTTACCTGAGAACTACGATAGTTCCAGGAAAAGCTATCCCGTGCTGTATATGTTGGGTTCAGATTACCGAGCTCGGTTCGCCATGTTAGCTTCTACACTAGACTACATGGGCGAGGGACAAATTCCTGAGATGATACTTATTGGAATAGATTTACCCGAAGGAAATCGTATTTTGTTGCCAACAAGGGAAAATCAAGACACAACAATTCCGGATAATTATATTAATTTTTTTGAGACAGAGCTGATGCCGCACGTTGATAATAAATACCGGACAGCTCCATTCAGAGTCCTTTTTGGCGGTTCTAACAGTGGCTTTTTCACTGTTTACACGCTACTCAACAACCCCCTTCTGTTTAATGGCTACTTTGCAAGTAGTCCATCCCTTATGGTTATACCAGAAGTGCTTCAACAAAAAATAAAATCAGGTTCGTTAAAAACGCTTTCGAAAAACAGATTTCTACACATCATTTACAGCGATGATGAGGGATTAACAAATCACGTTTCTGAATTCACTCGTGTTTTAACTGAGAATAAACCAGAAAGTTTTACCTATAAAGTGGATGAATTGGAGAACCAGGGTCATGTACCAGCGATGGATTTCACACTGTTTCTTCTTACGTTATATCCCGACTTCAATCCCTTCAATCCCGGTGAAAATCTGGAATCATTGGATAAAGTAACACAACATTTCGATAGGTTATCAAAACGATACGGGTATGAAATCAAGACACCTATATCGGTCATATTTAACCTTGGTTTTCACACGATACGAAGTAAGAATTTAATTGCCGCAGAAGAAATCTTTCAATATTCCTTAGAAGTGTACCCTGAAGGGAAGGAATCTTATTTCGGAATGGGTCTTGTGCGCAAAGCTCAAGGTCAGCTAGAAAGTGCTAGGGTCATGTTCGAAAAAGCACTGACAATTGATCCGGATTTTTCACTTGCTAAAAGATGGCTTCAAAGACTCAAAAATTAA
- a CDS encoding sensor histidine kinase: MFNRSIKNTILINIGAFLLVFMLETLSNLFFKDNFETSYLFYAHGLNYTFMIMGFIWVNHFILIPFFLDKKRYFIYGILLIGSLLIFSYLRTNNWSGTSKIFFFLLYTTGAGMAVFFLRRNMIIQKENEEKEKLQKEMELTYLKEQVNPHFLFNSLNSIYSLARQQSPETPDVVMQLSELMRYQLESSKKNTVLLKEELEFIENYLLLEEKRLSKRCTIEFLISGNLLELRIAPMLLIPFVENAVKHGAQSTNEHSTIDVSVSIKNTTLYFCVVNSKPRMVPASKREGLGLENVRRRLNLLYPNSYVLKIDDVEKLYRVNLSIDLTASIVKK, translated from the coding sequence ATGTTTAATAGGTCCATAAAGAATACCATACTCATTAATATAGGAGCCTTCTTGCTGGTTTTTATGCTTGAAACATTGAGTAATTTGTTTTTTAAAGATAATTTTGAGACTAGTTATTTATTTTACGCACATGGACTTAATTATACTTTTATGATTATGGGTTTCATTTGGGTAAATCATTTTATTCTTATTCCTTTTTTCCTAGATAAGAAAAGGTATTTTATATATGGAATACTACTCATAGGGAGTTTACTTATTTTTTCCTACTTAAGAACAAATAATTGGTCTGGCACTTCTAAAATATTCTTCTTTCTTCTTTATACAACAGGAGCTGGTATGGCTGTTTTTTTCTTAAGAAGAAACATGATCATCCAAAAAGAAAATGAGGAGAAAGAAAAATTGCAAAAAGAAATGGAGCTTACCTATTTAAAAGAGCAGGTGAATCCTCATTTTTTGTTTAATTCATTAAATAGTATTTATTCACTAGCTAGACAGCAATCGCCAGAAACTCCTGATGTTGTAATGCAGCTCTCAGAATTAATGAGGTATCAATTAGAGAGTTCTAAAAAAAACACCGTTTTATTAAAAGAAGAGTTGGAGTTTATAGAAAATTATTTGTTACTTGAAGAAAAAAGACTAAGTAAACGTTGTACTATTGAATTTTTAATTAGTGGAAATTTATTAGAGTTAAGGATTGCTCCAATGCTACTCATCCCATTTGTTGAAAATGCTGTGAAACATGGCGCACAAAGTACGAATGAACACAGTACAATTGATGTTTCTGTCTCTATAAAAAACACCACCCTCTATTTTTGTGTAGTTAATTCTAAGCCTCGTATGGTTCCTGCATCCAAAAGAGAAGGACTGGGTCTTGAAAATGTGAGAAGACGTTTAAATCTATTATATCCTAATTCTTACGTATTAAAAATTGATGATGTAGAAAAACTATATCGTGTAAATTTGTCTATCGATTTAACAGCTTCAATAGTAAAAAAATAG
- a CDS encoding LytR/AlgR family response regulator transcription factor has protein sequence MIKIGIIDDEILARKVLEDYCSKIDNFELVLSTGNPLEFVNFTQQNEVDLIFLDIEMPELNGMEILRSMINPPKVILTTAYSEYALESYNYGVVDYLLKPVKIERFLKAINKVSTSKIIEPKKNSGNEELQIKHDGMPVNISFKSILYIQSFGNYLKIFTDSRMYLISETLTNITTLLSENFQRTHKSYISNLDRVTKATRTYVLIENNEVPVSATYKVIVFEKLKILSKS, from the coding sequence ATGATTAAAATTGGTATCATAGATGATGAAATACTAGCACGTAAAGTGTTAGAAGATTATTGCTCTAAAATTGACAACTTTGAATTAGTATTAAGTACGGGGAATCCACTTGAATTTGTTAATTTCACTCAGCAAAATGAAGTTGATCTCATTTTTCTTGATATAGAAATGCCAGAACTTAATGGCATGGAAATTTTACGTTCTATGATAAACCCACCTAAAGTTATTTTAACTACGGCTTATTCTGAGTATGCATTAGAAAGTTATAATTATGGAGTGGTAGATTATTTATTGAAACCTGTAAAAATTGAACGCTTTTTGAAAGCAATAAACAAAGTTTCAACTTCAAAAATAATTGAACCGAAAAAAAATAGTGGAAATGAAGAACTTCAAATAAAACATGATGGAATGCCCGTTAATATTTCGTTTAAATCAATTCTGTACATTCAAAGTTTTGGGAATTATTTGAAAATTTTTACAGATTCAAGAATGTATCTGATCTCTGAAACACTTACTAATATCACTACCTTATTATCTGAAAATTTCCAACGCACACATAAATCATACATTTCCAATTTAGATAGAGTTACAAAAGCAACCAGAACATATGTATTAATTGAAAATAATGAAGTCCCTGTGAGTGCTACGTATAAGGTTATTGTTTTTGAAAAATTGAAAATTTTATCAAAGTCATAA
- the mog gene encoding molybdopterin adenylyltransferase has product MLKTKIGIITVSDRASAGVYEDESGKAIIDTLNEYLNSEWTDLHEIIPDEQDLIEKTIIDMVDNQNCCLVITTGGTGPSKRDVTPEATEAVCDRMMPGFGELMRSESLKYVPTAILSRQTAGLRKSSLIINLPGKPKSIRECLSAVFPAVPYCIDLMDGPFLECNEDIIKPFRPKNKIKTNS; this is encoded by the coding sequence ATGTTGAAAACCAAAATAGGAATTATTACAGTTAGCGATAGAGCTAGTGCTGGGGTTTATGAAGATGAGAGTGGAAAAGCAATTATAGATACTCTAAATGAATATTTGAATTCTGAATGGACAGATTTGCACGAAATTATTCCAGATGAACAAGATTTGATAGAAAAAACAATCATTGATATGGTTGATAATCAAAATTGCTGTTTAGTAATTACGACAGGAGGTACAGGTCCTTCTAAAAGAGATGTCACACCAGAAGCTACCGAAGCCGTATGTGATCGCATGATGCCTGGATTTGGAGAGCTTATGAGATCAGAATCATTAAAATATGTACCTACTGCTATCCTCTCAAGACAAACTGCCGGCCTAAGAAAATCAAGTTTAATAATTAATCTTCCTGGAAAACCAAAATCAATAAGAGAGTGTTTGAGTGCCGTTTTTCCAGCTGTTCCATATTGTATAGATTTAATGGATGGACCATTTTTAGAATGTAATGAAGATATTATAAAGCCATTTAGACCAAAGAATAAGATAAAAACCAACAGTTAA
- a CDS encoding GTP-binding protein produces MEAIITVVGFLGAGKTTLLKHLMIGYIDKGWKPFIILNDYENANLDAQQFIEQIEPKQVRALSGSCICCSGINELRDFVNRIPKRTNGITLIEANGTSDACSLMSFLGVGLNDRFLPPVQISVVDVKNWQKRGEHNELEANQIQVSSLIVLTHIENIPLDRLTFVVKELHKLNPLAEIINMDKIDVSLIPKLSPSKNNAQKFEHLKTHWSSCSTDLPSLPNSNCIYDICNTLPKSILRVKGCTQIGNEEGYTYFERTPNGEVHVRPFNGVPITGSKLLTIGPGSEPKLLEKAIKMSLLQQNENEFKHATTKYKPY; encoded by the coding sequence ATGGAAGCTATTATTACAGTTGTTGGTTTTTTGGGAGCAGGAAAAACCACATTATTAAAACACTTGATGATCGGTTATATTGACAAAGGTTGGAAGCCTTTTATTATTCTTAATGATTATGAAAATGCAAATCTTGATGCCCAACAATTTATCGAGCAAATAGAACCTAAACAAGTTAGGGCACTTAGTGGTAGTTGTATTTGTTGTAGTGGCATAAATGAACTTAGAGATTTTGTCAATAGAATTCCTAAGCGAACTAATGGAATTACGCTTATCGAAGCTAACGGTACTTCTGATGCCTGTTCACTCATGAGCTTTCTTGGAGTTGGTCTCAACGATCGGTTTCTACCACCTGTTCAAATATCGGTTGTTGATGTTAAAAATTGGCAAAAAAGAGGAGAACATAATGAACTTGAAGCAAATCAGATTCAGGTATCTTCTTTGATTGTATTAACGCATATTGAAAATATACCATTGGACAGGCTAACCTTTGTAGTTAAAGAATTACATAAACTCAACCCATTAGCAGAAATCATAAACATGGATAAGATTGATGTTTCACTTATTCCTAAACTCTCCCCATCTAAAAACAATGCTCAAAAGTTTGAACATCTTAAAACGCATTGGTCTTCCTGCTCTACTGATCTGCCAAGTTTACCGAATTCAAATTGCATTTATGATATTTGTAATACACTTCCAAAGAGTATTCTACGTGTGAAAGGCTGTACTCAAATTGGAAATGAAGAAGGGTACACCTATTTTGAACGAACTCCAAATGGTGAAGTACATGTTAGACCGTTTAATGGAGTCCCAATAACAGGATCAAAACTTCTAACTATAGGCCCTGGGAGTGAACCTAAACTACTTGAAAAAGCAATCAAAATGAGCCTATTACAACAGAATGAAAATGAATTTAAACACGCTACAACAAAATATAAACCTTATTAA
- a CDS encoding cysteine hydrolase family protein, producing MQISKDNTPALLLIDIQKGFEDTAYWGGERNNPDAETNMGKLLVFWRTHDLPVFHVKHCSTTPASPLAKGNVGNDFMDFNTPLAHEPIIEKDVNSAFIGTDLKEQLEHNNIDTLVIIGLTTDHCVSTTTRMAGNFGFKTYLIEDAVATFNKTGANGQEYSAQLIHDTAIASLKDEFATIVSTETLLNVLS from the coding sequence ATGCAGATTTCAAAAGATAATACTCCGGCATTATTGCTAATAGATATTCAGAAAGGGTTTGAAGATACTGCGTATTGGGGTGGAGAGCGTAACAATCCTGATGCAGAAACCAATATGGGAAAGCTCCTAGTATTTTGGAGGACCCATGATCTTCCTGTATTTCATGTAAAACACTGCTCTACTACCCCTGCTTCTCCCCTGGCCAAAGGTAATGTAGGTAATGATTTTATGGATTTTAATACTCCGCTAGCACATGAACCCATTATCGAAAAGGATGTGAATAGTGCTTTTATAGGAACTGATCTTAAAGAACAATTAGAGCACAACAATATAGATACGCTGGTTATTATAGGATTAACTACAGATCACTGTGTATCGACCACTACCAGGATGGCTGGTAATTTTGGATTTAAAACTTATTTGATTGAAGATGCTGTTGCTACTTTTAATAAGACAGGTGCTAATGGACAAGAATATAGTGCACAATTAATCCATGATACTGCAATAGCAAGTTTAAAAGATGAATTCGCTACAATTGTATCTACAGAAACACTTCTTAATGTTCTAAGTTAA
- a CDS encoding DUF2490 domain-containing protein gives MNTKILFLFLLVFATFNFSNAQDNGENELGAWYMYFGTNRVSDKLSIHSEAQFRFYEVASSFNQLLLRTGLNYHMSDKAIATLGYGFISTDGTFEDTPGEENTNEHRIFEQFILTNTVGKFKFEHRYRLEQRFISTQNDDFTEHRARYRLQLTYPINQKWFLNVYDEVFINLQEPIFGQNRLYGAVGYNVKSNFSIQLGYLKNHFTGVNYDRLQLGVIYNTDFRKKEKN, from the coding sequence ATGAACACAAAGATCTTATTTCTCTTTCTATTAGTATTTGCAACATTTAATTTTTCTAATGCCCAGGACAATGGCGAAAATGAGTTGGGAGCCTGGTACATGTATTTTGGGACAAATCGTGTAAGTGATAAACTTAGTATCCATTCTGAAGCGCAATTTCGATTTTATGAAGTTGCTTCAAGTTTTAATCAATTACTACTAAGAACAGGATTAAATTACCATATGAGCGATAAAGCAATAGCCACTCTGGGATACGGATTTATTAGCACCGATGGTACATTTGAAGATACTCCTGGTGAAGAAAACACAAATGAGCATCGAATCTTCGAACAGTTTATTTTGACGAATACTGTAGGAAAATTTAAATTCGAACATCGATACCGTCTCGAACAACGATTTATCAGTACGCAGAATGATGATTTTACCGAGCATAGAGCACGATATCGTTTACAACTCACTTACCCAATTAATCAAAAATGGTTTCTAAATGTTTATGACGAAGTATTTATCAATCTACAAGAGCCCATTTTTGGTCAAAATAGATTATACGGTGCTGTAGGGTATAATGTAAAATCTAATTTTAGCATACAGCTGGGATATCTCAAAAATCATTTTACCGGTGTTAATTATGATCGATTACAGTTAGGAGTAATCTATAATACTGACTTTAGAAAAAAGGAAAAAAACTAA
- a CDS encoding LytR/AlgR family response regulator transcription factor, giving the protein MNTSLRCLIVDDEPPAIRLLENYVEKVSFLECIASTTKALEALKHIESDAIDLVFLDIQMPDLSGIQLSKIIKDKVQIIFTTAYPQFAIEGYDLNAVDYLLKPFEFDRFYQAVLKVKQKEEFSHTTTATKEYVFIKTDGKNNYEKVYLNDILYIEGLKNYVAIHLLNNQIITYSTLKHIESTLPSTTFIKVHKSYIVSINHIIKTDSLHVYIHNKTLPISDTYRKAFFEMISKRKL; this is encoded by the coding sequence ATGAATACATCATTACGTTGCCTTATTGTAGATGATGAACCGCCTGCGATACGTTTGTTAGAAAATTATGTAGAAAAAGTTTCTTTTTTAGAGTGTATTGCTAGTACTACAAAAGCTCTCGAGGCACTAAAACATATCGAAAGTGATGCTATTGATTTAGTTTTTCTAGACATTCAGATGCCAGATTTATCTGGTATTCAATTATCAAAAATCATCAAAGATAAAGTACAGATTATTTTTACTACGGCCTATCCGCAATTTGCTATAGAAGGATATGACCTCAATGCCGTGGATTATTTACTAAAACCTTTCGAATTTGATCGTTTTTACCAGGCCGTTCTTAAGGTGAAACAAAAAGAAGAGTTTTCTCATACTACTACAGCTACAAAGGAATACGTATTTATCAAAACAGACGGTAAAAACAACTATGAAAAAGTGTATCTAAACGACATCCTATATATAGAAGGGTTAAAAAACTATGTAGCGATTCATTTATTAAATAATCAAATTATTACCTATAGCACTTTAAAACATATAGAAAGCACCCTCCCTTCTACTACCTTTATTAAGGTACATAAATCCTACATCGTTTCTATCAATCACATTATCAAGACAGATTCTCTTCATGTTTATATTCATAATAAAACATTACCGATAAGTGATACCTATCGCAAAGCTTTTTTTGAAATGATTAGCAAAAGAAAGTTATAA
- a CDS encoding sensor histidine kinase, producing the protein MIVFKYRWRYHMLLGVLIIIMDIYGDYIYKQKTSWADYFEYPIFLFGITMYITFFSIYVINYKVLCPLMLSRKRIVQYCLGIILLAFLYAGIRYLLEEVILYSITGFHNYGDNFRHFGYYVFDNSYYASKSLLFSTAIYLFFRFVDHKEAIHQLKIENKKAELRLLKSQLGPHFLFNTLNSFYSELLIESQPKIAADIHRLSDLLRFVTYETQQDKILLKKDLKFIADYIYFFQKRYEDNLAVDYQVNGTITDQEIPAMLLIHFIENVFKHGIVNDTSSRANITITIHPNAIEISTINKIATSEKYVDQGIGYASIHKRLTALFKNDFVVYRKEEKPYFEAYLKIPL; encoded by the coding sequence ATGATCGTATTTAAATACCGTTGGAGATACCATATGCTGCTTGGCGTGCTAATTATTATAATGGATATCTACGGAGATTATATCTACAAGCAGAAAACAAGTTGGGCAGACTATTTTGAATACCCTATATTCTTATTCGGAATCACAATGTATATTACTTTTTTCAGCATTTATGTGATTAATTATAAAGTATTATGCCCGCTTATGCTGTCGCGAAAACGTATTGTACAATACTGCCTTGGTATAATTCTATTGGCGTTTCTATATGCAGGCATTCGCTATTTGTTAGAAGAAGTGATACTCTATTCTATTACCGGGTTTCATAATTACGGAGATAACTTTCGTCATTTTGGGTATTATGTATTTGACAACTCGTACTATGCCTCTAAAAGTTTGTTGTTTAGTACGGCCATATATCTTTTTTTTCGATTTGTAGATCATAAAGAAGCAATCCATCAATTAAAAATCGAAAATAAAAAGGCCGAATTAAGGTTACTTAAATCGCAATTAGGGCCGCATTTCCTTTTTAATACACTCAACAGCTTTTACTCAGAATTACTTATAGAAAGTCAGCCTAAAATTGCAGCAGATATTCACAGACTTTCAGATTTATTACGATTTGTGACCTATGAGACCCAACAGGATAAAATACTATTGAAAAAGGATCTTAAGTTTATTGCAGATTATATTTACTTTTTTCAAAAGCGTTATGAAGATAATCTGGCAGTAGATTACCAGGTAAATGGTACTATAACAGATCAAGAAATACCTGCCATGTTATTGATTCATTTTATCGAGAATGTTTTTAAACACGGGATTGTTAATGATACCTCTTCCAGAGCAAATATTACCATTACCATTCATCCAAATGCTATTGAAATCAGCACTATAAACAAAATTGCTACTTCAGAAAAATATGTAGACCAAGGAATAGGATATGCAAGTATTCATAAGAGGTTAACTGCTCTTTTCAAAAATGATTTCGTAGTATACCGTAAAGAAGAAAAGCCTTATTTTGAGGCCTATTTAAAAATACCATTATGA
- a CDS encoding DUF5694 domain-containing protein yields MRNLILILITVFALCLSCKAQDQKPVISVLGMMHLHNPGADEVNMDMGNIHSNKRQAELKELINLIAKFKPTKIAIESSLGEILWSQIYYTKYLNGVLEKEISEEDKWRMSSETVQVSYPLAKQMGHNKLYPIDAHTEFDTAPVIVYAEQNNQDVQLAEFKALISSMQKDVESISKGSVLDIVRFANSEDFDKNYNQKFYLKHLISFGKGDNYMGTDVVAKWYFRNLKIFTNLNRIVTPKDRVLVIYGAGHKDILVDLIKDRADWEYYNINTLLYFKK; encoded by the coding sequence ATGCGTAACCTCATTTTAATTTTAATTACTGTATTTGCCCTATGTTTATCCTGTAAAGCTCAGGATCAAAAACCTGTTATTAGTGTTTTGGGTATGATGCATTTACATAACCCGGGAGCCGATGAAGTAAATATGGATATGGGTAATATTCATTCTAATAAAAGACAGGCAGAATTAAAAGAACTTATTAATTTGATCGCTAAGTTTAAACCAACCAAGATTGCTATAGAATCGTCTTTAGGGGAGATCTTATGGAGCCAGATTTATTATACCAAGTATCTAAATGGAGTATTAGAAAAAGAAATAAGTGAAGAAGATAAGTGGAGAATGTCTAGCGAAACCGTCCAGGTATCTTACCCCTTGGCAAAACAAATGGGGCATAATAAATTGTATCCTATAGATGCACATACAGAGTTTGATACAGCTCCTGTTATCGTCTATGCAGAACAAAATAATCAAGATGTACAATTAGCCGAGTTTAAAGCGCTAATTAGTAGTATGCAAAAGGATGTAGAATCCATATCCAAAGGCTCTGTTTTAGACATTGTAAGATTTGCCAATTCTGAAGATTTTGATAAAAATTACAATCAAAAATTTTACCTGAAACACCTGATTTCTTTTGGTAAAGGGGATAATTATATGGGTACCGATGTGGTTGCAAAATGGTACTTTAGAAATTTAAAGATCTTTACTAACCTTAATAGAATTGTTACTCCTAAGGATAGAGTTTTAGTCATTTATGGTGCAGGCCATAAAGATATCCTGGTTGACCTTATTAAAGATAGAGCTGATTGGGAGTATTATAATATCAATACATTACTGTATTTTAAAAAATAA